A region of the Leeuwenhoekiella sp. MAR_2009_132 genome:
TTCCGAAGGAAAAAATCTCCTCATCTTCTTTGTTATAGGCTATAAAGCCGGCAAAATCTGCAAAGCGCTTACGAGCACTAAATTCGGCAAGACTCTTCATATTATTTTCAAGATCTTCATAGCGATCTAATTGTGCTTTTAAAACCTCATATGTAGCGATAGTGTCTGCTTCTGCACTGTGCGCGTCATCTAGATTCTGATTGCAGTAAAACTTTAGCGCGGCTGAGAGGGTGCGTTGCTCCATTTTATGAAAGATGGTTTGCACATCTACCGCGTGCCTGTTTTTCATATCAAAATCAACATCTGCGCGCAGCATTTCTTCGGCTAAGAGCGGTATATCAAACCGGTTTGAATTATACCCGGCAAGATCTGAATCTTTTATTAGATTGTTAATTTCGTTTGCCAACTCTTTAAAGGTGGGTTTATCTGCTACGTCCTCATCTTTTATACCATGAACCGCTGTAGTTTCTGCAGGTATGGGTATCGTAGGATTAACCAGCCACGTATGTTTCTCTTCTTTCCCATTAGGAAATACCTTTAAAATAGATATTTCAACAATTCGATCCTGAGCTACGTTTATACCGGTAGTCTCCAGATCAAAAAAACAAATAGGCCTTGTTAAATTAAGATTCATTCTTTATTAATTTAAACGCAAAAGTAAGACTTAGTATTTTTAGTGCAGATAAAATTTAAAGTATTTCAAAATTATACCATCAATGCCCATCACAAGATAAAGACCCTATATAGATAACCTTTAAACATTAAAATGCCAGAGTATTTACTCTGGCATTTACATTTCTATGTTTTATGCAAAAGATATATCTAGACTTCTCTAGAACTATCCCAAGCTTCTAAATATTGAGCTACACGTTGTACGAATTGACCACCCAAAGCTCCGTTTATAACACGGTGATCATAAGAATGTGATAAGAACATTTTATGTCTAATTCCTATAAAATCACCTTCTGGTGTTTCAATAACCGCTGGGACTTTACGTATTGCTCCTAATGCTAAAATCGCAACTTGGGGCTGATTAATAATAGGTGTACCCATAATGCTTCCGAAGGTACCTACATTAGTAACTGTATAGGTCCCGCCTTGCGTATCGTCTGGTTTTAGCTTACCCATACGCGCTCTATTAGCAAGGTCATTTACCGCCTTAGCCATACCTACAAGATTTAACTGGTCTGCATTTTGTATTACCGGTACGATTAGATTGCCATCAGGTAAAGCTGCTGCCATACCCAGATTTATATTTTTACGTTTTATGATTGTATCGCCATCAACCGAAATATTAATCATTGGGAAATCACGTATAGCTTTAGCTACCGCCTCCATAAAAATTGGAGTAAAGGTTAACTTCTCTCCTTCTCGCTTTTGAAAACTATCTTTAACACGCGCTCTCCAATTCCAGATATTGGTTACATCAACTTCGATAAATGATTGCACGTGAGCAGAGGTTTGCACAGAGGCAACCATATGCTTTGAAATCATTTTACCCATTCGGGTCATCTGAATAATCTCATCACCCCCATTAACAGAAACCGGTGTAGCAACTTTTGATGAAGATGCTGAAGGAGAAACTTTATCTTGCTTTTGAGGTTCCGCCTTTTCTTTTGAAGGAGACACTGATTGCTTTTTGCCATTTTTAGCAGCCTCTACGTAGTTTAAAATATCATCTTTAGTAACACGGCCTTCAAGACCAGTCCCTTTTATTTGATCTAATTCTTCCTGAGCAATACCCTCTTGTTGCGCTATATTTTTAACTAAGGGAGAATAAAAACGATCTCCATCATTAGAAATAGCAACTGCTGGTGACGTAGTTGTTTTTGCCTCTTCTACACGTGCAGCTGCCTCATTAGTGGCAGCATCTTCATTTACACTTTCTAAAAGATCTGTATCGTTGTTATCAGAATCATCAGAATTTGATGTCCCCGCACTTTCTGAAGAAGTTTCTATAATTGCAATAGTTTGCCCTACCTGAACAACATCATCAGGACCAAATAGTTTTTCTACAAGAATACCTTCTACTTCACTAGGCACCTCACTATCTACTTTATCAGTCGCAATTTCAACCACTGGTTCATCAAGCTCAATGCTATCACCTACTTCTTTGAGCCAGTTTGTTACCGTAGCTTCTGCAACGCTCTCTCCCATTTTCGGTAACTTAAGTTCAAATTTTGCCATATTCGTAATAAATAGATTAGTGTGCTTTATTTTTTGCGAATTTAATAAAAAATTATATTCTAAAATTAGAAAATAATTATTCGCCTACCAGATTTGAATTTCGCCGCGATCTGTGGAGGAATCGCTGCCTGCGATAAAATTACAATTTGAAGGTCGTATGCGAAACCTATTTTGATTGTTTTTTAACAAAGTCATTGCATTAATAATAGCTGTTGTTGACAGACTTTTTAGATCAAATACAATGAGTGAGTTTGAGACTAAAGCCAGCCTAACCTGCGCTAAGCTTATGACCTTCAACTCCTTTTCTAAATTTAAGCGCATTGTATCTACTGACTTTACATCCTCACAAACTAAATAAAAGTTTGAGATTGGAGGTATAATTTTTTTTTTAGACCTAGGTAAGCTGTACGAAAATGAAAGAATTTTTAAAAAAAAAGCCATAAACCAACTGCTAATTAACCCTTTTGAAAAATGCTTTTTATGAAATATATGCATAGCGCCAAAAAAACGTTGTGCATAAATTTTATCCTTAGAACTGCTTTCTCCTTTAAAATGTATTGCTGTTAGTTTACCATAGTAGAAGTTAGTGTACCCTTTTTTATGCAGCGTATAGCTGAGATCTATATCCTCACCATACATAAAATAATCTTCATCAAAACCTCCTGTATCTAGATAAACCTGCCTTTTGATAAACATAAATGCTCCTACTAAAACCGATACCTTACCTACTTCATCCTGTGCTAATTGATTTGCATAGTAGGCCGAAGTATTTCCTATTATTTTAAGGGCTGAAACTTTTATCGTTGGCAGATTGCGTTTACTTTCGGGAAGGTAATTACCGGTACCATCTATAAGTCGAATGCCTACAGCTCCCATATCTATTTGATTTTGAGAAAATTCGAGTAAGGTTGAGAAGCAATTTTCAGGAATTACGGTATCTGGATTTAAAATACAGATATACTCCCCTTTAGCTTGAGCAACACCTTGGTTATTAGCTTTAGAAAAACCGCTGTTTGTAGTATTTGCAATGAGTTTAACATCAGGAAAATACTGCTGTACCATCGTAACACTAGAATCTTCTGAAGCATTGTCAACCACAATAATTTCAGAATCAATATCTAAAAGCGCGCGCGTTACACTCTGCAAACAAAGTTGCAAAAAATAAGGAACCTTGTAATTGAGAATGATAACCGAAAGCTTCACCGGCTAGTTTTTTAATGAATTTTCAAAAGGAATTCTATGTAAAATACTGCGCCCTAAAGTGACCTCATCTGCAAATTCCAGCTCATCTCCTACAGCGATACCACGTGCAATTGTTGATGTTTTTATATTAAATTCTTCAAGCTGTCTGTATATGTAGAAGTTTGTCGTATCTCCCTCCATAGTTGAGCTTAATGCAAAAATCACCTCATCAACAGAACCCGATTTTACTTTTTCAATTAGCGAATATATTGTCAAATCCTGCGGACCTACACCATCTAGAGGTGATATTTTACCCCCTAAAACGTGATATTGTCCTCGATATTGGCTCGTGTTTTCTATCGCCATAACATCTCTAACATCTTCAACAACACAGACTATAGATGCATCTCGATTAGGATTTGCACAAATCTCACAAATTTCTACATCAGAAATATTGTGGCAGTTTTTACAAAATTTTATCTCGGTACGTAGTTTTACAAGAGCCTGTGCTAATAGTTGTGTCTGATTTTCAGACTGGCGTAGTAAATGAAGTACTAAACGAAGCGCTGTACGCTTACCTATTCCCGGCAATTGCGACATCTCATAAACAGCCTGCTCTAATAATTTAGATGAAAATTCCATAAGCGGTAAAGTTAGCAAACATTTAGAGTAATCAAATCGCTAATAGGTTTTCCTTAACCTAAAGCATCACGCCAATTCTTAATCTGAAAACCGAAGGTATCTGCAATTTTTGAAGAATCTAATACGCTATAGCCAGGTCTCACAGCTGTAGTAGGAAATTCTGCAGATGTCACGGGTATAACTTTAGTTTGCAGGTTGTGTTTCTCTACTATGGCCTTTGCAAAATCAAACCATGTGCAACTGCCTGTATTACTAAAATGATAAATTCCTTTTGAAGATGAAGTTAACTGCGGAAGACATTTAAGTAAAAAAAAAGCCAGTTCTTCTGCCCGCGTAGGAGAACCCACCTGGTCATTTACTACGCGTAAAGTCTCTAACTTAACCGCCAGATTCTGAATAGTTTTATAAAAATTTTTACCAAATTCACTATAGAGCCAGGAAGTTCTAATAATCCAATATGCGCCAATATTAGACTGAAGAATCATTTGCTCA
Encoded here:
- a CDS encoding 3'-5' exonuclease, with the protein product MNLNLTRPICFFDLETTGINVAQDRIVEISILKVFPNGKEEKHTWLVNPTIPIPAETTAVHGIKDEDVADKPTFKELANEINNLIKDSDLAGYNSNRFDIPLLAEEMLRADVDFDMKNRHAVDVQTIFHKMEQRTLSAALKFYCNQNLDDAHSAEADTIATYEVLKAQLDRYEDLENNMKSLAEFSARKRFADFAGFIAYNKEDEEIFSFGKHKGKKVEDVLDNEPGYFGWIQNADFPLYTKKVLTAIKLRKLNTKLF
- the recR gene encoding recombination mediator RecR; the encoded protein is MEFSSKLLEQAVYEMSQLPGIGKRTALRLVLHLLRQSENQTQLLAQALVKLRTEIKFCKNCHNISDVEICEICANPNRDASIVCVVEDVRDVMAIENTSQYRGQYHVLGGKISPLDGVGPQDLTIYSLIEKVKSGSVDEVIFALSSTMEGDTTNFYIYRQLEEFNIKTSTIARGIAVGDELEFADEVTLGRSILHRIPFENSLKN
- the rfbD gene encoding dTDP-4-dehydrorhamnose reductase codes for the protein MSNKSLKVLVTGASGQLGECIQQASVDFNYVMHYADRQALDITDAKSLQRYLQRFNPDVIINTAAYTHVDLAESEQENAYLINRDGVQNLTTYCEKYDVKLIHISTDYVFNGQDSKPYQVDAHTAPTTVYGASKLAGEQMILQSNIGAYWIIRTSWLYSEFGKNFYKTIQNLAVKLETLRVVNDQVGSPTRAEELAFFLLKCLPQLTSSSKGIYHFSNTGSCTWFDFAKAIVEKHNLQTKVIPVTSAEFPTTAVRPGYSVLDSSKIADTFGFQIKNWRDALG
- a CDS encoding glycosyltransferase family 2 protein; amino-acid sequence: MKLSVIILNYKVPYFLQLCLQSVTRALLDIDSEIIVVDNASEDSSVTMVQQYFPDVKLIANTTNSGFSKANNQGVAQAKGEYICILNPDTVIPENCFSTLLEFSQNQIDMGAVGIRLIDGTGNYLPESKRNLPTIKVSALKIIGNTSAYYANQLAQDEVGKVSVLVGAFMFIKRQVYLDTGGFDEDYFMYGEDIDLSYTLHKKGYTNFYYGKLTAIHFKGESSSKDKIYAQRFFGAMHIFHKKHFSKGLISSWFMAFFLKILSFSYSLPRSKKKIIPPISNFYLVCEDVKSVDTMRLNLEKELKVISLAQVRLALVSNSLIVFDLKSLSTTAIINAMTLLKNNQNRFRIRPSNCNFIAGSDSSTDRGEIQIW
- a CDS encoding dihydrolipoamide acetyltransferase family protein translates to MAKFELKLPKMGESVAEATVTNWLKEVGDSIELDEPVVEIATDKVDSEVPSEVEGILVEKLFGPDDVVQVGQTIAIIETSSESAGTSNSDDSDNNDTDLLESVNEDAATNEAAARVEEAKTTTSPAVAISNDGDRFYSPLVKNIAQQEGIAQEELDQIKGTGLEGRVTKDDILNYVEAAKNGKKQSVSPSKEKAEPQKQDKVSPSASSSKVATPVSVNGGDEIIQMTRMGKMISKHMVASVQTSAHVQSFIEVDVTNIWNWRARVKDSFQKREGEKLTFTPIFMEAVAKAIRDFPMINISVDGDTIIKRKNINLGMAAALPDGNLIVPVIQNADQLNLVGMAKAVNDLANRARMGKLKPDDTQGGTYTVTNVGTFGSIMGTPIINQPQVAILALGAIRKVPAVIETPEGDFIGIRHKMFLSHSYDHRVINGALGGQFVQRVAQYLEAWDSSREV